The genome window TCAAAATTTAGTGAAGGTTAACCTTCAGGGTCGGATATTGGCAGGCGAGGGCCCCGTGAATCAGTCAGGATTTGCAATCCATGGCGCAGTTCACGCTGCACGACCTGATGCGCAGTGTGTTCTGCATCTTCACGTAGACGCTGTCATTGCTGTATCAGCCCAAGCAAAAGGACTGTTGCCAATCTCACAACATGCATTGCGTTTTTATCAAGATATTGCCTACCACCACTATCAGGGACTAGCCTTATCGTCTCAAGAACAAAGTTCTTTAATAGAGGGCTTAGGAAATAAAAAAGCAATCCTTCTGCATAACCATGGCAGCATTGTTTGTGGCTCTTCAATTCAGCAGGCTTTTTACTTAATGGATGTGCTTGATAAGGCTTGCAAAATACAGTTGATGGCTGAACCTAATATGAATCATATTCAGCCAGAAGAAAAAGTTTGTGAGTTAACTTACAGGCAACTTTGCAGCGATGGGGATGATGAGGGTCAGCTAGAATGGCCTGCATATCAACGCGCTTTTATGGATACCTAAGGGAGAAAAGAGAATGCCATTAATTCAGGTGCAATTATTTGAAGGACGTAGCGATGACGTTAAACGTGAATACGCTAAAGCCATCACAGAGGCTGCTGTAAAGATTATGGGTTGCAGTGCAGCATCTGTTGATGTGATCTATCAGGATGTAAAAAAGTCTGATTGGGCAACAGCAGGAAAACTATGGAGTGATTCCTAGTTATTAAAAAACCTCTATATTCTCACCAGGAATATGTCATATAGCGTCCCTGATATTCACAATTCTGAATACTTTGCGGAAGATGCCTCTAATCTAATTTTTTATATCGTGAGGAGGCTGTATGAAAATTTGCGTCATAGGAGGTGGTGGAGCAATTGGCGGTTATTTAGCCGCTAAATTAGCGAGAGCCGGTAATCAAGTAACGGTTGTTGCTAGAGGCGCAACTTTAGAGGCTATTCAAAGAGATGGCCTTACGCTTCACATGGAAGATGAGCCTCGCCCCATTATTGCTCGGGTCGCAGCAGTAGAAAAAATACGCGATGTTGATACGCCCGATGTCATTATGTTGGCTGTCAAAGCACATCAAATTGAGCCAATCATTGATGATTTGGCCAGCATTATGGGTCCTGAAACTGTATTGATCCCAATGCAAAATGGCATTCCTTGGTGGTACTTCCAAAATCTCGAAAGTGAGTTCAAAGATTTTCCGATCGAGACGGTAGATGCTGGTGGCCAGATTATGAAAAAAATTAATCCACGAAATGTCATCGGTTGCGTGGTCTATCCGGCCACTTATGCAGAGTCTCCAGGCGTTATTCGCCATGTAGAGGGCAATCGTTTTCCGCTTGGTGAGCTAGATGGCTCTCAATCTGAACGTATTCAAAAGATTTCTCAGATGATGACTGACGCTGGCTTTAAGGCGCCTGTATTGGAAGATATCCGTTCCGAAATTTGGTTAAAACTCTGGGGCAATATGACCTTTAACCCAATTAGCGCTCTCACCCATGAACACCTTGAGGGAATCTGCAGAAATCCTCTCACTAAGGATCTGGCGCGCTGCATGATGTTAGAAGCGCAGACGATTGCTGAGAAATTGGGTGTTGTATTTCGGGTTGATGTTGAGAGGCGTATTTCTGGGGCAGAAAAAGTTGGCAAACATAAAACCTCGATGCTTCAAGATCTCGAAGCTGGTAATAATTTAGAGATTGATGCATTGCTGGGCTCGGTGATTGAGCTTGGACGCATTACCAACACCCTGACACCGTGTTTAAGTACGGTGTTTGCCTTAACCAAACTCTTAAATACTAAGGTTCAATCCTCGCAAGGCAGATTAGCACTGCCTGAGCTTGCCCTTGAGCATTAGTTCAACCAAAGTCCTGCAGTACTTTTTTCTATCCCGTCTTCATGGCGGGATTTTTTATTCAGACTTACCCGCGGGCAAGCCCTTCCACCACTCCCCTTTAAATTGACCTTGTAGCCAATCAATGCATCGACTTACTTTAGTTGGTACATGCTTGGGGGAGGAAAACACGGCATGAATTTCTTGGCTTGGTAATGTCCAATCTTCAAGGATGGGTTTTAGTACTCCATCTTTAATAGACTGATGCGCTACATAGCAGGGTAGTGCAGCTAAGCCCATTCCTGCCCTTGCTGCCGAGAGGATGGATGAAAGATTGTTTGAAGTAAACGGCCCCTTAACCTCAATCGATTCTGAATGACCAGAATTGTCGGTGAAATTCCAGCGATGGTCAGCCTGTACGGTTGAATAGATGAGCGCTTGGTGTTGTTGAACATTTTCAGGAACCTCGGGAACAGAATGCTCGCTGAGGTATTGAGGTGTGGCGACCAATACCCAGGGGTTGGTGCCCAAAAATCTTGAGCCTAAGGAAGAGTCTGGCAGTCGCCTCATGCGGATCGCTAAATCAACGCCTTGTTCGACTAGGTTGATATATCGATCATCCATATTGAGATTCACCTCTAGCTCAGGATGTTGCGACATAAATTCAAGAATTGAAGGCGTCAGAACCCGGCGCCCAAAAGCCACTGAAGAGCTAATGGTGAGCCTGCCTCGAACCTTTGATTGCATTAATGAGGCAAGATCATCGGCTTCTTCAATTTCACGGGCAATTAATTTACATTTTTCGTAGTAAATCTTCCCAATTTCGGTTGGGGTCACTCCACGCGTGCTGCGGTGCAGCAGTAATACCCCCAAGCGCTTTTCCATTGACGCAACAAACTTGGTAGCCGTTGGCTGTGTGATGCCCAGGTCTTCAGCAGCCTTGCTAAATGAGCCTGTTTCCACTACTCGAATAAAGAGGGATATGCCTTGTACGCGGTCCATTGAGAGGTTTTCTGGTGGCGATAGGTAATTTTTACACTATTCCATGGCGGAATACTAGATATAGATAGGGTGAGGTTCTCAATTGTCCTGAATTTGAGGATGATTCGTCCATACCTATATGAGGAGATGAGTTCATGGCAAAGATGAAGGCAGCAATGGCAGCAGTGTTGGTGATGGAAAAGGAGGGTGTTACCCAAGCCTTTGGCGTACCAGGAGCTGCAATTAACCCTCTGTATGCCCAAATGCGAGAGCGTCAGTCGATTGCTCACGTATTGGCTAGACACGTAGAGGGCGCCTCCCATATGGCAGAAGGCTATACAAGAGCCGCTCCAGGGAATATCGGTGTTTGTATTGGTACATCAGGCCCAGGCGGCACAGACATGATTACCGGCTTATATTCGGCGCAGGCAGATAGCATTCCAATTTTATGTATTACTGGCCAAGCTCCCCGCGCCAAATTGCATAAGGAAGATTTCCAGGCAGTTGATATTGCGTCAATCGCTAAACCGTTAACCAAAATGGCTGTAACCGTTCTCGAGCCTGCATTGGTTCCTAGGGTTTTTCAGCAGGCTTTCCATTTGATGCGCTCAGGTCGTCCAGGGCCGGTATTGATTGACTTGCCAATTGATGTGCAAATGGCCGAGATCGAGTTTGATATTGATACCTATGAGCCTTTGCCTGCCTACAAGCCTCAAGCAACCCGCAAGCAGATTGAGAAAGCTCTCGAGATGCTCAATGAGTCAGAGAAGCCATTAATTGTTTCTGGTGGTGGTGTTATTAATTCTGATGCTTCAGATCTTTTAGTTCAGTTTGCAGAAATTACTGGCATTCCAGTGATCCCAACACTAATGGGTTGGGGTTCTATTCCAGATAGCCATCCATTGATGGCTGGTATGGTTGGTTTGCAAACATCGCATCGTTATGGCAACGCCACTATGTTGGCGAGTGATTTTGTCTTGGGTATTGGTAACCGTTGGGCAAATCGTCACACGGGCTCCACAGAGGTTTATTGCAAGGGCCGTAAATTTATACACGTCGATATTGAGCCTACCCAGATCGGTCGCATCTTTACCCCTGACTTTGGCATCGTATCCGATGCGAAAGCTGCCTTAGCCTTGTTTATCGAAGTGGCTGCAGAGATGAAAAAGGCCGGTAAGTTAAAAGATAGAACGAAGTGGGCGGCTGAGTGCCTAGGCAGAAAGAATTCGATTGATTACCAGCGCAAGACAAACTTCAATGAATCACCAATGAAGCCACAGCGCGTATATCAAGAGATGGTCCAAACTTTTGGTGAAGATGTGACCTATGTCAGCACTATCGGTTTATCGCAGATTGCTGGCGCCCAATTCTTAAAAGTATTTAAGCCACGTCATTGGATCAACTGCGGACAAGCTGGTCCCTTGGGTTGGACAGTGCCGGCTGCATTGGGTGTACGTGCTGCTGATCCAACTCGCAAGATTGTGGCGCTCTCAGGAGACTATGACTTTCAGTTCATGATTGAAGAGCTCGCCGTTGGTGCGCAATTTAAATTGCCATTCATCCAAATTTTGGTTAACAACAGTTATCTTGGTTTGATTCGTCAAGCTCAGCGTGGCTTTGACATGGATTACTGTGTGCAGTTAGCCTTTGATAACGTCAATATTCCTGAAAGCGCTGGCATTGTAAAAGGCTATGGTGTTGATCACGTGAAAGTTGTTGAAGGCCTTGGATGCAAAGCCATTCGAGTAGAGCGTGAAGATCAATTGGCGCCTGCTATCGCTCAGGCGGAAGCTTGGATTGCTGAATTTAAGGTGCCAGTCGTTGTTGAGGTCATCCTTGAGCGAGTAACCAATATTGCCATGGGCACAGAGATTGATAGTGTTAATGAATTCGAGCCTGTTGCTAAATCGATCGAAGATGCACCAGTAGCAGTTTTGCAATCATAGCTTGATTAATTAAGGGAGTATTAGATGCCTCGTTTTGCCGCCAATCTCAGCATGCTTTTTACAGAAGATGCATTCTTAAATCGCTTTGCGCTTGCTCGAGTTGGTGGTTTTAAGGCTGTTGAGTTTTTATTCCCTTATGCCTTTGCTAAAGAGGAAATCAAATCTTGTTTGGATACTTATGCGCTGAAATTGGTTTTGCATAATTTACCAGCGGGCGATTGGGATGCCGGCGAGAGGGGCATTGCATGTCACCCTGATCGTGTAGCAGAGTTTCGCGCGGGTGTAGATAAAGCGATTGAATATGCTACCTTCTTAAACGTCAAGCAGCTCAATTGTTTGGCTGGCAAGGCTCCGGCTGGTGTTGATCCTCAAATACTGCGCGATACTTTTGTTGGTAATTTACGTTATGCAGCAGAACAGCTAAAGAAAGCAAATCTCAATCTCTTAATTGAGCCTATCAATACTTACGATATCCCTGGATTCTATTTATCGAGAACTCAGCAAGCAATTGAAATCATGGATGAGGTAGGTGCAGATAATCTGTATTTGCAATATGACATCTACCATGCACAGCGCATGGAAGGCGAGCTAGCCAATACTATCCAAAAATATCTTCATAGAATTGGGCATATTCAATTAGCAGATAACCCTGGGCGTAACGAGCCAGGTACCGGCGAAATTAACTATGACTTCCTGTTTGGCTTCTTGGATAAGATTGGTTACAAGGGCTGGATTGGTTGTGAATACAAGCCCCTCAAAAATACTGCTGCTGGTCTAGCTTGGATGGAGAAGTACGAGCACTCTCATCAAGAGATGGCTTTTATCTAAGCTGAATTAGGCCCCTAAAGCCTCAAGCAATTCCGTCTCTAGTTGGATTTGCAGTTTCGGATTCTTGCCTAAGTTTGCTGCATCCAGTAGCAATATATCTTCTACTCGCTCACCAAGTGTATTGATCCTCGCAGTATGAATCGAGACTTGATGCTTTGCGAGTACTCTAGAGATCGTATATAGCAGGCCGGTACGGTCACTTGCGGAGAGAGCTAAGGTGTAATAACGACCGCGTTCATCCGGAACCATGTGAACGCGCGGCTTAATTGGGAAGGTGCGCGATTGTCTGGATAAACGACCCATACTGGGAGTCGGCAACGGAGCTGCATTCGTTAATGCAGCAGTCAATTCAAACTCTACTAACTGAATGATGTCACGGTAGCTACCACCCTCATCCACGAGATTGCTTCCAGATATCTGGAAGGTGTCTAAGGCATAACCATGGCGAGTCGTGTGAATGCGAGCATCCCAAATGGAGAAACCATGGCGTTCAAAATAAGCACAGATTCTGGCAAACAAATCTTCTTGGTCTTTAACATAGACCGCTACTTGTAGTCCCTCGCCAATTGGGGAAAGTCTAGCCCTGACAATCGGTTGATCGCTATCAACCTTGTTATAGAGGTGGCGTGTTAGCCAGGCAATATCCGATGAATCTTGTCTCAGGAAAAAGGCAACGTCTAATTGCTTCCACAGTCCCTCATAAGATTCGTCATTGATGCCATACAAGCGTAGTTTTGCTTTGGATTCTTCTTGGTGTTGAGCTAGCTCTGATGAAGCATCAGGCTTGGCGCCACCAAGCACCCTTAAGGTTGCACGATAGAGATCTTCCAGGAGCTTGCCTTTCCAGGCATTCCAAACTTTAGGACTGGTACCGCGGACATCGGCTACTGTTAGCAAGTACAACGCTGTGAGATGGCGTTCATCACCCATCTTCTTAGCAAAGGCGCGAACCACATCTGGGTCGGTGATGTCTTGCTTTTGAGCGACTTGACTCATATTGAGATGCTCAGCAACTAGCCATACCAAGAGTTCGGTATCTTTTTTATCTAGGCCATGCTCTTTGGCAAACTTGCGCATATCTGCTTTACCAAGCTGCGAGTGATCACCGCCACGCCCTTTGGCAATGTCATGGAAGAGTGCGGCAATAACGAGTAGCCATGGTTTTTCAAAGTGAGCAATCAAGCTGCTGCAGAAAGGAAATTCATGAGTATGTTCAACGACCATGAAGCGACGTACATTACGAAGCACCATCAAAATATGTTGATCGACTGTGTATACATGAAATAAGTCATGCTGCATTTGTCCGACGATTCTTCTAAAGGCGGGCAGGTATCGACCTAAAACGCTACTGCGATTCATGAGGTGGAACGCACGGCTTACGCCTTCTGGCTGCTTGAGAATCTCGATAAACAGGGCGCGATTGATGGGATTTGCGCGCCACTTCGCATCCATCTTCTGGCGGGCGTTATAGAGGGCTCTAAAAATCGTTGCCGAGAGACTTTTGACGTTAGCAGTTTGCGCGAACACCAGGAAGGTGCGTAATATTTGCTCGGGATGTTTTTGAAAGAGCTGTGGATCCGTAATATCCAATACACCTTGTCTTTCAATGAAGTGTTCATTACCTTCACCGGGAATTGGGTGGGTGGTTTTGGATTCTTGTGGGAATAACAGCGCTTCAATATTTTGCAAGAGTACGTCGTTTAACTGTGTCACGGCCTTTGCTGCCCAGTAGTAGCGACGCATAATGGCTTCGCTCGCTTGGCGCGAAGAATCCGTTTCGATACCCATAGATTTAGCGAGCGGCGCCTGCAAGTCAAATGCAATCACGTCTTGGCGTCGACCCGCTAGCAAATGCAAATTGGCTCGTAGTGTTTCTAGAAAACGTTGATTACGATTGAGTTCTGTGAGTTCGCGTTGGGTGACTAGACCCGCTTCATTGAGATCTTTAAAGGTATCGCCTAGCAACGCCGCTTTACTCACCCAAGAGATAACCTGGAGATCGCGTAATCCACCGGGACTCTCTTTGCAGTTAGGCTCAAGAGAGTAGGGTGTATTTTGATATTTGTAGTGCCGCTGAATTTGCTCTGCCTGCTTAGCCTGAAAGAAAGCCTTTGGATCCATTGCAGCCTCATAGGCAGTAGCAAACTCTTTGAAAAGCTGCTTCTTTCCACAGAGCAAGCGTGCCTCAAGTAGGGATGTGCGAACGGTGATGTCTTGTTCGGATTCAGACAGGCACTCTGCAACCGTTCTGACTGAAGATCCAATCTCAAGACCGGTATCCCAGCAACTGGCTACAAATTGCTCTACTTTTTTAGACAGCGATTGAACTAGCTTTTCATCTGCTGGCAAAAGAATCAAGATATCAATATCAGAATAGGGAAATAAAGCTCCTCGACCATAACCCCCGACAGCAACTAGAGTAGCCTCATTATTGAGGCCACAGTTATTCCAGAGTTGGGTGAGTAATTGATCGGTGAACTTGCTTAGCTGTTTGGTGAGCTTACCAACAGCTTGAGTATTTTTGAACTCTGCATATGCTAGTTCGCGGGCGGCACGCAGACCTGCTGCATCAGTAATTTTGTTTGCAGTCTGCGAGGAACTCATAGGTTTAAGCGCTGGCTGTTGGTCTATATACAAGACCTTCCACACAGTCTGGAGGAGGGTTGCTACCCTCAGACCAAGTGAGCACTTCAACACCAGTTTGGGTGACTAATAAAGTGTGCTCCCATTGTGCAGAGAGGCTGCGATCTTTTGTCTTGACTGTCCATTGATCTGGCATGGTACGGATATCTCGCTTACCTGCGTTAATCATGGGCTCAATCGTGAAGGTCATGCCAGCTTGTAATTTTTCACCAGTGCCTGGGCGGCCATAGTGAAGAATTTGTGGGTCTTGATGAAACACTTTGCCAATGCCATGACCACAATATTCACGCACGACGGAGTAACCCGCTTTTTCAGCATGCGTTTGAATGACGTGACCAATATCGCCAAGCGACGCACCGGGTTTCACTTGAGCAATGCCAAGCCACATGCACTCAAAAGTGATTTGGGTCAGTCGTTTAGCCATTACTGAAACTTCACCGACCATAAACATGCGACTTGTGTCACCGTAATAACCATCAGGAGTGATGACGGTGATATCTAAGTTCACAACATCACCGCTCTTGAGAACTTTGTCGCCAGGAATTCCGTGGCAGATCACGTCGTTCACTGAGGTGCAGATCGACGCGGGAAAGGGTGGATAACCGGGAGGTTGGTAGTTCAATGGAGCGGGGATGGTTTTTTGGACATCACGCATGTATTCATGGCAAATGCGATCCAACTCACCAGTGGTGATCCCTGCTTTGACGTGGGGTGCTACATGATCTAAAACTTCGCTGGCCAGGCGACCGGCCTCGCGCATCCCAAGGATGTCTTTTTCTGCGGTAAATACACTATTCATGCCTTGATTATCAACGACTTGGGTGACCTTGGCTTATCTAGATTGCCTAAAAATTAGGCAAACATATCAATTTTGGGGATCCTAAGGTCGATTCTGGTGCCTTTACCTATTTGTCCAGCCTTTTTTGGGCTGGCTAGAGCCTTGATATTTAAGCTATAATTTTGGTCTCAGGTCTGTTTTGGACTTGAAATCGCGAGTTGAGCCTTCCAGGGTGGCGTTTTTTAGCGCAGCTAGGACTCAACTTTAGAACCAACCCTTAGGAGAAGTTATGTCAGTAACAATGCGTCAAATGCTGGAAGCCGGTTGCCATTTTGGTCACCAAACGCGCTTCTGGTCCCCAAAGATGGCCCCATTTATTTTCGGTCATCGCAATAAGATCCACATCATCAACTTGGAAAAAACATTGCCAATGTTTCAGGATGCCCTGAAATTTGCAAAACAAGTTGCTGCTAATCGTGGCACGATTTTGTTTGTTGGTACTAAGCGTCAATCACGCGAGATCATTGCTGAAGAAGCAACTCGTGCTGGCATGCCTTATATCGACAGCCGTTGGTTGGGGGGCACACTCACCAACTTCAAAACTGTTAAAGGTTCTCTGAAGCGTTTGAAAGATATGGAAGTTGCTAAAGAAGCTGGCGACTGGGAAAAGCTTTCCAAGAAAGAAGCTTTGACAAACGATCGTGATCTCGACAAGTTGCAAAAAGCACTTGGCGGTATCAAGGATTTGAATGGCGTTCCAGATGCGATTTTCGTAGTGGACGTTGGCTATCACAAGATTGCCATTACAGAAGCTAACAAGCTTGGTATTCCAGTGATCGCTGTTGTGGATACCAACCACTCGCCAGAGGGTGTTGATTACATCATCCCTGGTAACGATGACTCCAGCAAGGCTGTAACCCTCTACGCACGTGGCATCGCTGACGCCATCTTAGAAGGCCGTGCAAACGCAGTTCAAGAAGTATTGACTGCTGTTAAAGAAGGTGAAGAAGAGTTTGTTGAAGAAGGGAAGGCTGAATAATGGCCGCTATTACCGCTGCAATGGTTGGCGATTTACGCGCCAAAACAGATGCTCCAATGATGGAGTGCAAAAAGGCTTTGACTGAGGCTGATGGTGATATGGCCCGTGCAGAAGAAATTCTGCGTGTAAAGCTTGGCAGTAAAGCTGGTAAAGCGGCTTCACGTGTGACTGCTGAAGGTATCGTTGCCGTTTCTATCAATGGCACTAATGGTGCTTTGTTAGAAGTGAACTGTGAAACTGATTTCGTTTCTAAGAATGATGATTTCTTGGCGTTTGCTAATGATTGCGTGAAGTTGGTTGCTGAAAAGAATCCACCTGACGTTGCTGCACTGCTTGCATTGCCTTTGAATGGTCAAACTGTTGATGAAGTTCGTAGTGCATTGATCGGTAAGATCGGCGAGAACATCATGCCACGTCGTTTCAAGCGTTTTGCTGGTAGCAATAAGTTAGTTTCTTACCTCCATGGCACCCGTATCGGTGTAGTGGTTGAGTTCGAAGGTGACGACACTGCTGCTAAGGACGTTGCCATGCACGTTGCTGCAATGAAGCCGGTAGCTTTATCTACGGCTGACGTTCCTGCTGAATCGATTGCGATTGAGCGTAGCGTTGCGGTTCAAAAGGCTGCTGAATCTGGCAAACCACCAGAAATCGTTGAGAAGATGGTTGAAGGTTCTATTCAGAAGTACCTCAAAGAGGTTTCTTTGTTGAACCAGACTTTCGTTAAGAACGATAAGCAAACCGTTGAGCAAATGCTCAAAGCTGCCAATACAAACGTGAAAGCTTTCACAATGTTTGTTGTAGGCGAGGGTATTGAGAAGCGTCAAGACGACTTTGCTGCTGAAGTTGCCGCTCAGGTGGCTGCTGCTTCTAAAGCAACTGCTTAATTAGTCATTTGGGGCTTGCCCCAGCTAGGCTGTAATACCCAAAAGGGCACAGAAACTAAGGTTTCTGTGCCCTTTTGTTTGATCCCTCCCAAGCCCTTTATAATTTGGCGGAGATATTAAAAAGTGCTTAAAGATCAATAAGCTAAGTATGCAAAGTACTTAGCAAATTACGGAAAATAAAAATATGCCAGGCTACAAACGCGTCCTCCTTAAATTATCCGGTGAAGCCCTGATGGGTGATGATGCTTTTGGCATCAATCCAGTCACCATCGACTCCATGGTTTCTGAAATTGCTCAAGTAGTAAGCAGCGGTGTAGAGCTTGCGATCGTCATTGGCGGCGGAAATATTTTCCGTGGTGTGGCTGGTGGAGCTGCTGGTATGGATCGAGCAACTGCTGACTACATGGGTATGTTGGCGACCATGATGAATTCACTTGCATTGCAAGATGCTTTACGTCAAAAAGGCGTAGAAGCGCGGGTTCAATCTGCTCTGCGTATGGATCAAGTGGTTGAGCCGTATATTCGTCCACGCGCAATTCGTGCAATGAGCGAAGGCAAGGTCGTAATCTTTGCCGCAGGTACAGGTAATCCATTCTTTACTACGGATACTGCTGCTGCCTTGCGTGGTGCAGAGATGGGTGTAGAGGTTATGCTAAAAGCCACTAAGGTAGATGGTATCTATAGTGCGGATCCAGTCAAAGATCCGACTGCGACTCTTTATAAGACCATCACATTCGATGAAGCATTGATTAAGAACTTACAAGTCATGGACGCTACTGCGTTTGCGTTATGCCGTGACCGCAAATTACCAATCAAAGTATTTTCGATCCTCAAGCCGGGCGCATTAATGCGTGTAGTGCAGGGTGAGTCAGAAGGTACTTTGGTACACGTTTAATAGGAGGCCTGATGTCTGCAACAGAAATTAAAACTAACACCAATCAAAAGATGGAAAAGTCTCTCGAGGCTTTGCGATCTAATTTAGCAAAAATTCGTTCCGGTCGCGCTAACCCAGGAATCTTGGAGCATATTCAAGTGGAGTACTACGGTAATCCAACGCCATTGAGTCAAGTGGCAAGTCTAGGTTTGGCGGATGCGCGCACAATCAACGTTCAGCCCTTTGAAAAGACGATGGTTGCTGCAGTAGAGAAAGCTATTCGTGATTCTGATTTGGGTTTAAATCCTGCTTCACAAGGTACGGTTATTCGTGTGCCAATGCCTGCGTTGACTGAAGAGCGTCGTCGTGAGCTCACTAAAGTTGTGAAGAGTGAAGGAGAGGATACCAAGATCGCTGTTCGTAATTTACGTCGCGATGCAAACGAGCATCTCAAACGCCTCACCAAGGACAAGGAAATCTCTGAGGATGAAGAGCGTCGTGCTGCTGACGAGATTCAGAAGATGACGGATAAAGCAGTGGTGGATATTGATAAGATCATCTCTGAAAAAGAAAAAGAGATCATGACCGTTTAAGGTCTGGGTATATTCAATTTTTTATGACCCAACACCTTAGTTCCACTCAAGCAATTCCGGAGATAAGTGCCATTCCTCGCCATGTGGCGATCATTATGGATGGTAATGGCCGCTGGGCAAGTAAGCGGATGATGCCTCGTGTGGCTGGCCACTCTGAGGGTCTGAGCGCGGTTCGTAAAATCGTTCAAGAGTGCCGTAGAACTGGCGTTGAGTATTTGACGGTCTTTGCTTTTAGTTCTGAGAACTGGCGCCGCCCACCGGAAGAAGTGGGCTTCTTAATGAAGTTATTTCTCAAGTCTTTAAAAGGTGAGGTTGCACGCCTTGCTGAAAACGACATTTGCTTGCGTTTAATTGGCGACCTTAGTCGTTTTGATTCTGCGATACAAGATATGGTTCAGTTCTCAGAAGAAAAAACAGCTGGATGCAAAGCGCTTACGCTCACGGTTGCCGCCAACTATGGCGGACGTTGGGACATCTTGCAGGCTATGCGTCGTTGCTTAGCGGCTAACCCGAATTTAAAGGCAGAAGATGTAAGAGAGGAATTATTGCAACCTCATCTTTCTATGGCATATGCGCCAGAGCCAGATTTGTTTATTCGGACGGGTGGCGAGCAGCGCATTAGCAATTTCTTATTGTGGCAACTGGCCTATACAGAGCTGTACTTCACAGATGTTTTGTGGCCAGATTTTGACGAAGCTGAGCTCCACAAAGCTTTTGATTGGTTTAGCCAGCGCGAGCGTCGCTTTGGCCGCACCAGCGCACAACTTGCATCTCAACTAATGAGTGATGCAGTTTAATTACCTTCGCCACCTCACATGCTAAAAACCCGAGTCATTACTGCCCTTGTCTTATTGGCAGTATTGCTACCTATCTTATTTTTATTACCTGCTGTTTATATTGGCGCTTTCTTTTTGGTGGCATTATCAGTTGCCGCTTGGGAGTGGAGTCGTTTAATTGCGCCAGGGGCAGATCGCGCCGCATATCTCTATGCATTTTTTTGCTTAATGATTATTGTATTTTTGCTGGGAATGC of Polynucleobacter sp. AP-Titi-500A-B4 contains these proteins:
- a CDS encoding [protein-PII] uridylyltransferase, with the translated sequence MSSSQTANKITDAAGLRAARELAYAEFKNTQAVGKLTKQLSKFTDQLLTQLWNNCGLNNEATLVAVGGYGRGALFPYSDIDILILLPADEKLVQSLSKKVEQFVASCWDTGLEIGSSVRTVAECLSESEQDITVRTSLLEARLLCGKKQLFKEFATAYEAAMDPKAFFQAKQAEQIQRHYKYQNTPYSLEPNCKESPGGLRDLQVISWVSKAALLGDTFKDLNEAGLVTQRELTELNRNQRFLETLRANLHLLAGRRQDVIAFDLQAPLAKSMGIETDSSRQASEAIMRRYYWAAKAVTQLNDVLLQNIEALLFPQESKTTHPIPGEGNEHFIERQGVLDITDPQLFQKHPEQILRTFLVFAQTANVKSLSATIFRALYNARQKMDAKWRANPINRALFIEILKQPEGVSRAFHLMNRSSVLGRYLPAFRRIVGQMQHDLFHVYTVDQHILMVLRNVRRFMVVEHTHEFPFCSSLIAHFEKPWLLVIAALFHDIAKGRGGDHSQLGKADMRKFAKEHGLDKKDTELLVWLVAEHLNMSQVAQKQDITDPDVVRAFAKKMGDERHLTALYLLTVADVRGTSPKVWNAWKGKLLEDLYRATLRVLGGAKPDASSELAQHQEESKAKLRLYGINDESYEGLWKQLDVAFFLRQDSSDIAWLTRHLYNKVDSDQPIVRARLSPIGEGLQVAVYVKDQEDLFARICAYFERHGFSIWDARIHTTRHGYALDTFQISGSNLVDEGGSYRDIIQLVEFELTAALTNAAPLPTPSMGRLSRQSRTFPIKPRVHMVPDERGRYYTLALSASDRTGLLYTISRVLAKHQVSIHTARINTLGERVEDILLLDAANLGKNPKLQIQLETELLEALGA
- the map gene encoding type I methionyl aminopeptidase, encoding MNSVFTAEKDILGMREAGRLASEVLDHVAPHVKAGITTGELDRICHEYMRDVQKTIPAPLNYQPPGYPPFPASICTSVNDVICHGIPGDKVLKSGDVVNLDITVITPDGYYGDTSRMFMVGEVSVMAKRLTQITFECMWLGIAQVKPGASLGDIGHVIQTHAEKAGYSVVREYCGHGIGKVFHQDPQILHYGRPGTGEKLQAGMTFTIEPMINAGKRDIRTMPDQWTVKTKDRSLSAQWEHTLLVTQTGVEVLTWSEGSNPPPDCVEGLVYRPTASA
- the rpsB gene encoding 30S ribosomal protein S2; protein product: MSVTMRQMLEAGCHFGHQTRFWSPKMAPFIFGHRNKIHIINLEKTLPMFQDALKFAKQVAANRGTILFVGTKRQSREIIAEEATRAGMPYIDSRWLGGTLTNFKTVKGSLKRLKDMEVAKEAGDWEKLSKKEALTNDRDLDKLQKALGGIKDLNGVPDAIFVVDVGYHKIAITEANKLGIPVIAVVDTNHSPEGVDYIIPGNDDSSKAVTLYARGIADAILEGRANAVQEVLTAVKEGEEEFVEEGKAE
- the tsf gene encoding translation elongation factor Ts, with protein sequence MAAITAAMVGDLRAKTDAPMMECKKALTEADGDMARAEEILRVKLGSKAGKAASRVTAEGIVAVSINGTNGALLEVNCETDFVSKNDDFLAFANDCVKLVAEKNPPDVAALLALPLNGQTVDEVRSALIGKIGENIMPRRFKRFAGSNKLVSYLHGTRIGVVVEFEGDDTAAKDVAMHVAAMKPVALSTADVPAESIAIERSVAVQKAAESGKPPEIVEKMVEGSIQKYLKEVSLLNQTFVKNDKQTVEQMLKAANTNVKAFTMFVVGEGIEKRQDDFAAEVAAQVAAASKATA
- the pyrH gene encoding UMP kinase, giving the protein MPGYKRVLLKLSGEALMGDDAFGINPVTIDSMVSEIAQVVSSGVELAIVIGGGNIFRGVAGGAAGMDRATADYMGMLATMMNSLALQDALRQKGVEARVQSALRMDQVVEPYIRPRAIRAMSEGKVVIFAAGTGNPFFTTDTAAALRGAEMGVEVMLKATKVDGIYSADPVKDPTATLYKTITFDEALIKNLQVMDATAFALCRDRKLPIKVFSILKPGALMRVVQGESEGTLVHV
- the frr gene encoding ribosome recycling factor, giving the protein MSATEIKTNTNQKMEKSLEALRSNLAKIRSGRANPGILEHIQVEYYGNPTPLSQVASLGLADARTINVQPFEKTMVAAVEKAIRDSDLGLNPASQGTVIRVPMPALTEERRRELTKVVKSEGEDTKIAVRNLRRDANEHLKRLTKDKEISEDEERRAADEIQKMTDKAVVDIDKIISEKEKEIMTV